AGTCGAAGCCTTACTTCAAGGGCAACAAGGGGAAGGGTAAGAAGGGCAAGAACCCTCCTGGGGGTAAGAAGAAGAGTTCCTGACTCTTTTTCCCCCTCCGTGGCCATTCCAGACGAGGGGTCTGTTCTGGAGGACTCCGCTCCTCCAGTTTTAGATTCCGGTCCTTCTCCCGCAGGATTCAGTTTCGGGTTAGGAAGCGATTCTCCCGCCTGGGAGGGTCTCGATCTTCCTCGTCCCGATCTTCCTGTAGGAGGTCGTCTGTCCTTCTTCCTCACAGAGCGGAAGGAAATCACAGAGGACACATGGGCTTTGTCCGTGGTCAAGGAGGGGTTGGGCATTCCCCTCTTGCGGGATCCGCTCTTGGCATCAAGACCTATCTTCTTCCCTCCTCCGGGGGATCCAGAAAAGGCACTTGCCTTCcaggaggaagtaaggaccatgcttttaaagggcgcggTCGAGGAGGTGCCTATGGTGGAATGCACTCCGGGCTTTTATTCCAGAATGTTTCTGGTTCGGAAAAAGTCCGGAGCTTGGCGTCCCATCATAGATCTAGGTGCCTTCAACAGGCACGTAGATTCTCCTcacttcaagatggagactcCACGGAGCATCATAGCTTCGGTGAGAGAGGGGATGTGGGCTACTTCAGTAGATCTGAAGGATGCCTACTTCCACCTTCCCATCAAGAAGTCGGCACGGAAATTCCTCCGTTTCACTTGCAACGGGAAGGTTTTTAGTTCCGGGCCATGCCTTTCGGGCTCACGACAGCTCCTTTGGTTTTCACCAAGCTGCTGCAGGTTGTCGTGGGGTTTCTGCACTCCAGGGGATAGATGttcacatctatttcgacgattccctcatgCTCCACCTAGTGCGGGGATCTTTGGTGCAGAACACCCGTCTGATCCTGAAACTTTCGCTCAAAGTCAGCTTCATTCCTTCCAGAGAGAAGTCCAAAGTCTCCCCTTCTCGAGACTTTGTCTTCCTGGGAAACCGTTTCAACACGGTTCAGGGCATTGCCATTCTACCTTTGGAGAAGTTCGAGAAGGCCAGATATCTTGCTCTGACCTTCATCGGTTGGTCACACGTCCAGGTGCGTtggtttctcagttttctgGGTTATCACAACTCCATGGCAAATGTAGTCCCCCTGGGGAGACTTCACATCAGACCTCTCCAGATGTTTCTCCTCGCGAACTGGGTTCCTGCCAGCAGGGAATGTGAGGCTTGGCTTCCTCTCAACCAGTCCGTGAAGGAGGTTGCACGGTGGTGGACTCTCAACGACAATGTTCTACAGGGGGTTCCGTTGTCCAAGCCAGCtcccaccatgaccttgttcacggaCGCGTCCATGACAGGTTGGGGGGCTTACCTCGATGGCCATTGCCAGCCAGGGGAATGGTCTGGGGATCAGCTCTCCGAGCACATCAATGTGCTGGAGATGAGGGCTGTCCTGTTGGCTTTGCAGGATTTTCgaaagattctgcattccaaggtggtttgtgtggctacggacaattctacagttgtcgcgtatctggagagacagggGGGCAAGGTCCCATGTCCTTTGCGCCCTCGCTATCCGTGTTCTTCTtctctgtcaggaaatgcagttgactattttagtcaagcatcttccaggcaggttgaatgttctggcggatactctcTCCAGGCGCCGCCAGCCGGTTATGACAGAATGGCAATTAAATCCCTCGATCTTCGAGGGCTTTTGTCAGGTGTAGGACAGGCCTCACATAGACCTTTTCGCCACTTCCCTGAACAACCAGTTGCCAACCTTTGTctctccggtgccagaccaattggcttgggctgtggacgcGCTATCTCTGGATTGGGAGGGGATGCAGgcttatgcattccctccatGAAGTTTCGGACGCATCATTGCtccctccttctgatagcgcccaTGTGGCCGAGACAACCctggtttccggagctcttgtcgtttctggtggatgTTCCTCTGGTTCTTCCACCCAGATTCAATCTCCTGCGCCAGCCTCGGTCACGGACGATGCATTCACGTCCCGAGATCCTCCATCTTCACGCGTggaagctatctcaggaggcctcgctcagACAGGCTTTTCTTCAGACGTGTCAGcccgcatcgcccgatcaattaggtcttcctcttctgccgtctaccagtcacgctgaaagatcttctgtgattggtgtatcggCAGGAAGATTGATCCGATCAAGGCTTCTGTCAAGCTGATTGCAGATTTTCTTCTCTATCTATTTAGGGAACGGAATCTTGCCTCTGGTGCTATTGCGGGATACCGCAAGgctattgccagtgtacttTCTTTTCATGATAGACGAGAGGTAGGGTCTTCCACCTCGTTGTCTGCCTTGATTAGGGGcttcagtctggacaggcctagggtacggcagttagctccacagtggaacctagcACTTGTGTTAGAATCACTGAAGGGGGCTCCTGATGAGCCTTTGGGGTCTGTCTCcctaaagtttttaacttttaagactgtcttcCTGCTTGCCCTTGCCTCAAGCCGTAGGAGGAGTGATATCCATGCTTTGTCTGTTCACTCTTCATGCCTTCGTTGGGCCAGAGATAGCTCTGCcgttacccttctcactgatcctgcctttttggcAAAGAATCAGATTCCTGGTTACTCGCCCGATCCCATTAGGATTCCTTCCTTGACAGTCTCTGTTGAGTCTGAGGAGAATGATCAATTGCTGTGTCCCTGTGGAGCACTTAGGTTTTACCTTGATAAAACTAGGGGGGGGGGCGAGGTACTCGATCTCGTCTATTCTTGCCCATGAAACAGGGTCAGCACGATATCTCCTCCCAGTCCATTtccagatggatatgtcaggtgatctcgtctattcttgcccattaaacagggtcagcaggatatctcctCCCTGTCTATTTCCAGATGGATATGTCCGGCGAAATGCaaggtgagggctcatgagTATAGAGCGCTTGcagcttctttggctctcctaAATGGGTCCTcattccaggacatcatgtTTGCTGCCTTTaggcgtggtcagtctactttcactgACTTTTACCTCCGGTCCCTGTCCTCTCATTCTGAGGGACTGTTTTCCTTGGGTCCAGTTGTGGCGGTTCAGTCTGTGACTGTCCCTCCGCCCTAgacatggtatttatttttggttttaactGTATGCGGGCAGGCATCACGATGGTactcctcttttctctgggaGGTATTCCATTTTTTATACCTTTCCTTCGGGGGGTTCCTGGAACCCTTTTTATGCTCCCTACTGGGGCTTGGCTCCTGGATTTGCCGTTTGAttgggctgcctggcttcggactctccACTACGGTAAGACGAattcgcatactaaagttatggtaacgtattaatgaaatgaaattgaggtttttcagtGTAAAACCAATATTTATGATGcgatacttaccataactttatggaGTCCCACTCTTCTGTTTCCTCCCATTTCCTCCTCAGCCATTTTGCCCCTGTGACTCCATAAAGGGTTTTtgaggaagggagaccactctatgttactctcgtcgagtacgagatgaggtacggtagggagacgggattctcaaatcttatgtttgttggggctacaaagatgggtgtaggtagcgtatttgcatactaaagttatggtaagtattacatcatgaaaattggttttacattgaaaaacctcaaaaTAATAGTCCTACTCTGATCTAGCCCGCGGCTTCGTAACACCAACACGGTCAGTGACTGCACATGCCGGCTATCGAACACTAATTACGTACAATACAAATACCGACAGGTAAAACCTATCAACAGACAACAATAACAAG
The nucleotide sequence above comes from Argopecten irradians isolate NY chromosome 1, Ai_NY, whole genome shotgun sequence. Encoded proteins:
- the LOC138311653 gene encoding uncharacterized protein — protein: MSGFPLGGSGGPTSSFGQVGQPQSQAVPFVSESKGRASSVRSKPSASVVRSSAPKRHLLEPAQESFPESVPLAGPFLSVGTSGPGNEEDMDCEVVGSAEDDDVVHLSPGCSDIDQSGLSDADPQVEDFQDEGDLEAAEVDAQQVLSGMRALRADVSRILGAESDRSLPEGTIVSSALATAQSRVMEKNSSSSRTPGFAGLQLSVGDLSEVQASDYAIHDGLLSSQPAKLESRELAAWPGKSVDQVVFGSKEHHKMERLLRLSIQILSYIDFLTVSLYRVSDVPEGRISETEQADIQDRVTSALNRALRALVSLLANVLLARRFSVLKNRPVEEPYRSRLLTAPFCGSTLFGGTLASVQKDLKEDSVASALLLKRLQTVKASTSQGSVPPKKKARTSAPQSTAQPKSKPYFKGNKGKGKKGKNPPGDEGSVLEDSAPPVLDSGPSPAGFSFGLGSDSPAWEGLDLPRPDLPVGGRLSFFLTERKEITEDTWALSVVKEGLGIPLLRDPLLASRPIFFPPPGDPEKALAFQEEVRTMLLKGAVEEVPMVECTPGFYSRMFLVRKKSGAWRPIIDLGAFNRHVDSPHFKMETPRSIIASVREGMWATSVDLKDAYFHLPIKKSARKFLRFTCNGKGIDVHIYFDDSLMLHLVRGSLVQNTRLILKLSLKVSFIPSREKSKVSPSRDFVFLGNRFNTVQGIAILPLEKFEKARYLALTFIGWSHVQVRWFLSFLGYHNSMANVVPLGRLHIRPLQMFLLANWVPASRECEAWLPLNQSVKEVARWWTLNDNVLQGVPLSKPAPTMTLFTDASMTGWGAYLDGHCQPGEWSGDQLSEHINVLEMRAVLLALQDFRKILHSKVVCVATDNSTVVAYLERQGGKVPCPLRPRYPCSSSLSGNAVDYFSQASSRQVECSGGYSLQAPPAGYDRMAIKSLDLRGLLSGVGQASHRPFRHFPEQPVANLCLSGARPIGLGCGRAISGLGGDAGLCIPSMKFRTHHCSLLLIAPMWPRQPWFPELLSFLVDVPLVLPPRFNLLRQPRSRTMHSRPEILHLHAWKLSQEASLRQAFLQTCQPASPDQLGLPLLPSTSHAERSSVIGVSAGRLIRSRLLSS